From Mauremys reevesii isolate NIE-2019 linkage group 10, ASM1616193v1, whole genome shotgun sequence, the proteins below share one genomic window:
- the TPM1 gene encoding tropomyosin alpha-1 chain isoform X12 — MAGLSSLEAVRRKIRSLQQQADSAEEQAGSLQRALDQERALREQAESDVASLNRRIQLVEEELDRAQERLATALQKLEEAEKAADESERGMKVIENRAQKDEEKMEIQEIQLKEAKHIAEEADRKYEEVARKLVIIESDLERAEERAELSEGQVRQLEEQLRIMDQTLKALMAAEDKYSQKEDKYEEEIKILTDKLKEAETRAEFAERSVTKLEKSIDDLEDELYSQKLKYKAISEELDHALNDMTSI, encoded by the exons ATGGCGGGGCTGAGCTCGCTGGAGGCGGTGCGGAGGAAGATCCGGAGCCTGCAGCAGCAGGCGGACAGCGCCGAGGAGCAGGCGGGCAGCCTGCAGCGGGCCCTGGACCAGGAGCGGGCTCTGCGAGAGCAG GCTGAGAGCGATGTAGCTTCTCTGAACAGACGTATCCAGCTGGTTGAGGAAGAGTTGGATCGTGCTCAGGAGCGTTTGGCAACTGCTCTGCAGAAGCTGGAGGAGGCTGAGAAGGCAGCAGATGAGAGTGAAAG AGGAATGAAGGTCATTGAGAACAGAGCCCAGAAGGATGAGGAGAAAATGGAAATCCAGGAGATCCAGCTTAAAGAGGCCAAGCACATTGCTGAGGAGGCTGACCGCAAGTATGAAGAG GTGGCTCGTAAGCTGGTGATCATTGAGAGCGATCTGGAGCGTGCTGAGGAACGTGCTGAACTGTCAGAAGG CCAAGTCCGACAGCTGGAAGAACAATTAAGAATAATGGATCAAACCTTGAAAGCATTAATGGCTGCAGAGGATAAG TACTCACAGAAGGAAGACAAATATGAAGAGGAGATTAAGATCCTGACTGACAAATTGAAGGAG GCTGAGACCCGTGCTGAATTTGCTGAGAGGTCAGTAACCAAGCTGGAGAAGAGCATCGACGACTTAGAAG ATGAGTTATATTCTCAGAAACTGAAGTACAAAGCAATCAGCGAGGAGCTGGACCACGCTCTCAATGATATGACTTCCAT ATAA
- the TPM1 gene encoding tropomyosin alpha-1 chain isoform X13, giving the protein MAGLSSLEAVRRKIRSLQQQADSAEEQAGSLQRALDQERALREQAESDVASLNRRIQLVEEELDRAQERLATALQKLEEAEKAADESERGMKVIENRAQKDEEKMEIQEIQLKEAKHIAEEADRKYEEVARKLVIIESDLERAEERAELSEGQVRQLEEQLRIMDQTLKALMAAEDKYSQKEDKYEEEIKILTDKLKEAETRAEFAERSVTKLEKSIDDLEEKVAHAKEENLSMHQMLDQTLLELNNM; this is encoded by the exons ATGGCGGGGCTGAGCTCGCTGGAGGCGGTGCGGAGGAAGATCCGGAGCCTGCAGCAGCAGGCGGACAGCGCCGAGGAGCAGGCGGGCAGCCTGCAGCGGGCCCTGGACCAGGAGCGGGCTCTGCGAGAGCAG GCTGAGAGCGATGTAGCTTCTCTGAACAGACGTATCCAGCTGGTTGAGGAAGAGTTGGATCGTGCTCAGGAGCGTTTGGCAACTGCTCTGCAGAAGCTGGAGGAGGCTGAGAAGGCAGCAGATGAGAGTGAAAG AGGAATGAAGGTCATTGAGAACAGAGCCCAGAAGGATGAGGAGAAAATGGAAATCCAGGAGATCCAGCTTAAAGAGGCCAAGCACATTGCTGAGGAGGCTGACCGCAAGTATGAAGAG GTGGCTCGTAAGCTGGTGATCATTGAGAGCGATCTGGAGCGTGCTGAGGAACGTGCTGAACTGTCAGAAGG CCAAGTCCGACAGCTGGAAGAACAATTAAGAATAATGGATCAAACCTTGAAAGCATTAATGGCTGCAGAGGATAAG TACTCACAGAAGGAAGACAAATATGAAGAGGAGATTAAGATCCTGACTGACAAATTGAAGGAG GCTGAGACCCGTGCTGAATTTGCTGAGAGGTCAGTAACCAAGCTGGAGAAGAGCATCGACGACTTAGAAG AGAAAGTGGCCCATGCCAAAGAAGAAAACCTTAGTATGCATCAGATGCTGGATCAAACTTTACTGGAGTTAAACAACATGTGA
- the TPM1 gene encoding tropomyosin alpha-1 chain isoform X11 — translation MAGLSSLEAVRRKIRSLQQQADSAEEQAGSLQRALDQERALREQAESDVASLNRRIQLVEEELDRAQERLATALQKLEEAEKAADESERGMKVIENRAQKDEEKMEIQEIQLKEAKHIAEEADRKYEEVARKLVIIESDLERAEERAELSEGKCAELEEELKTVTNNLKSLEAQAEKYSQKEDKYEEEIKILTDKLKEAETRAEFAERSVTKLEKSIDDLEEKVAHAKEENLSMHQMLDQTLLELNNM, via the exons ATGGCGGGGCTGAGCTCGCTGGAGGCGGTGCGGAGGAAGATCCGGAGCCTGCAGCAGCAGGCGGACAGCGCCGAGGAGCAGGCGGGCAGCCTGCAGCGGGCCCTGGACCAGGAGCGGGCTCTGCGAGAGCAG GCTGAGAGCGATGTAGCTTCTCTGAACAGACGTATCCAGCTGGTTGAGGAAGAGTTGGATCGTGCTCAGGAGCGTTTGGCAACTGCTCTGCAGAAGCTGGAGGAGGCTGAGAAGGCAGCAGATGAGAGTGAAAG AGGAATGAAGGTCATTGAGAACAGAGCCCAGAAGGATGAGGAGAAAATGGAAATCCAGGAGATCCAGCTTAAAGAGGCCAAGCACATTGCTGAGGAGGCTGACCGCAAGTATGAAGAG GTGGCTCGTAAGCTGGTGATCATTGAGAGCGATCTGGAGCGTGCTGAGGAACGTGCTGAACTGTCAGAAGG CAAATGTGCTGAGCTTGAAGAGGAGTTGAAAACTGTGACCAACAACCTGAAGTCGCTGGAGGCTCAGGCTGAGAAG TACTCACAGAAGGAAGACAAATATGAAGAGGAGATTAAGATCCTGACTGACAAATTGAAGGAG GCTGAGACCCGTGCTGAATTTGCTGAGAGGTCAGTAACCAAGCTGGAGAAGAGCATCGACGACTTAGAAG AGAAAGTGGCCCATGCCAAAGAAGAAAACCTTAGTATGCATCAGATGCTGGATCAAACTTTACTGGAGTTAAACAACATGTGA
- the TPM1 gene encoding tropomyosin alpha-1 chain isoform X19, which translates to MAGLSSLEAVRRKIRSLQQQADSAEEQAGSLQRALDQERALREQAESDVASLNRRIQLVEEELDRAQERLATALQKLEEAEKAADESERGMKVIENRAQKDEEKMEIQEIQLKEAKHIAEEADRKYEEVARKLVIIESDLERAEERAELSEGKCAELEEELKTVTNNLKSLEAQAEKYSQKEDKYEEEIKILTDKLKEAETRAEFAERSVTKLEKSIDDLEDKFLCFTSPKISSSSWINHLSKLLDVSRVHCPVLQLILCI; encoded by the exons ATGGCGGGGCTGAGCTCGCTGGAGGCGGTGCGGAGGAAGATCCGGAGCCTGCAGCAGCAGGCGGACAGCGCCGAGGAGCAGGCGGGCAGCCTGCAGCGGGCCCTGGACCAGGAGCGGGCTCTGCGAGAGCAG GCTGAGAGCGATGTAGCTTCTCTGAACAGACGTATCCAGCTGGTTGAGGAAGAGTTGGATCGTGCTCAGGAGCGTTTGGCAACTGCTCTGCAGAAGCTGGAGGAGGCTGAGAAGGCAGCAGATGAGAGTGAAAG AGGAATGAAGGTCATTGAGAACAGAGCCCAGAAGGATGAGGAGAAAATGGAAATCCAGGAGATCCAGCTTAAAGAGGCCAAGCACATTGCTGAGGAGGCTGACCGCAAGTATGAAGAG GTGGCTCGTAAGCTGGTGATCATTGAGAGCGATCTGGAGCGTGCTGAGGAACGTGCTGAACTGTCAGAAGG CAAATGTGCTGAGCTTGAAGAGGAGTTGAAAACTGTGACCAACAACCTGAAGTCGCTGGAGGCTCAGGCTGAGAAG TACTCACAGAAGGAAGACAAATATGAAGAGGAGATTAAGATCCTGACTGACAAATTGAAGGAG GCTGAGACCCGTGCTGAATTTGCTGAGAGGTCAGTAACCAAGCTGGAGAAGAGCATCGACGACTTAGAAG ATAAATTTCTTTGCTTCACCTCTCCAAAGATATCTTCATCAAGCTGGATAAACCACCTTTCCAAGCTCTTGGATGTTTCACGGGTTCATTGTCCTGTCCTCCAGCTTATTCTTTGCATTTAG
- the TPM1 gene encoding tropomyosin alpha-1 chain isoform X10 produces MAGLSSLEAVRRKIRSLQQQADSAEEQAGSLQRALDQERALREQAESDVASLNRRIQLVEEELDRAQERLATALQKLEEAEKAADESERGMKVIENRAQKDEEKMEIQEIQLKEAKHIAEEADRKYEEVARKLVIIESDLERAEERAELSEGKCAELEEELKTVTNNLKSLEAQAEKYSQKEDKYEEEIKILTDKLKEAETRAEFAERSVTKLEKSIDDLEDELYSQKLKYKAISEELDHALNDMTSI; encoded by the exons ATGGCGGGGCTGAGCTCGCTGGAGGCGGTGCGGAGGAAGATCCGGAGCCTGCAGCAGCAGGCGGACAGCGCCGAGGAGCAGGCGGGCAGCCTGCAGCGGGCCCTGGACCAGGAGCGGGCTCTGCGAGAGCAG GCTGAGAGCGATGTAGCTTCTCTGAACAGACGTATCCAGCTGGTTGAGGAAGAGTTGGATCGTGCTCAGGAGCGTTTGGCAACTGCTCTGCAGAAGCTGGAGGAGGCTGAGAAGGCAGCAGATGAGAGTGAAAG AGGAATGAAGGTCATTGAGAACAGAGCCCAGAAGGATGAGGAGAAAATGGAAATCCAGGAGATCCAGCTTAAAGAGGCCAAGCACATTGCTGAGGAGGCTGACCGCAAGTATGAAGAG GTGGCTCGTAAGCTGGTGATCATTGAGAGCGATCTGGAGCGTGCTGAGGAACGTGCTGAACTGTCAGAAGG CAAATGTGCTGAGCTTGAAGAGGAGTTGAAAACTGTGACCAACAACCTGAAGTCGCTGGAGGCTCAGGCTGAGAAG TACTCACAGAAGGAAGACAAATATGAAGAGGAGATTAAGATCCTGACTGACAAATTGAAGGAG GCTGAGACCCGTGCTGAATTTGCTGAGAGGTCAGTAACCAAGCTGGAGAAGAGCATCGACGACTTAGAAG ATGAGTTATATTCTCAGAAACTGAAGTACAAAGCAATCAGCGAGGAGCTGGACCACGCTCTCAATGATATGACTTCCAT ATAA
- the TPM1 gene encoding tropomyosin alpha-1 chain isoform X17, producing the protein MAGLSSLEAVRRKIRSLQQQADSAEEQAGSLQRALDQERALREQAESDVASLNRRIQLVEEELDRAQERLATALQKLEEAEKAADESERGMKVIENRAQKDEEKMEIQEIQLKEAKHIAEEADRKYEEVARKLVIIESDLERAEERAELSEGKCAELEEELKTVTNNLKSLEAQAEKYSQKEDKYEEEIKILTDKLKEAETRAEFAERSVTKLEKSIDDLEDQLYQQLEQNSRLTNELKLALNED; encoded by the exons ATGGCGGGGCTGAGCTCGCTGGAGGCGGTGCGGAGGAAGATCCGGAGCCTGCAGCAGCAGGCGGACAGCGCCGAGGAGCAGGCGGGCAGCCTGCAGCGGGCCCTGGACCAGGAGCGGGCTCTGCGAGAGCAG GCTGAGAGCGATGTAGCTTCTCTGAACAGACGTATCCAGCTGGTTGAGGAAGAGTTGGATCGTGCTCAGGAGCGTTTGGCAACTGCTCTGCAGAAGCTGGAGGAGGCTGAGAAGGCAGCAGATGAGAGTGAAAG AGGAATGAAGGTCATTGAGAACAGAGCCCAGAAGGATGAGGAGAAAATGGAAATCCAGGAGATCCAGCTTAAAGAGGCCAAGCACATTGCTGAGGAGGCTGACCGCAAGTATGAAGAG GTGGCTCGTAAGCTGGTGATCATTGAGAGCGATCTGGAGCGTGCTGAGGAACGTGCTGAACTGTCAGAAGG CAAATGTGCTGAGCTTGAAGAGGAGTTGAAAACTGTGACCAACAACCTGAAGTCGCTGGAGGCTCAGGCTGAGAAG TACTCACAGAAGGAAGACAAATATGAAGAGGAGATTAAGATCCTGACTGACAAATTGAAGGAG GCTGAGACCCGTGCTGAATTTGCTGAGAGGTCAGTAACCAAGCTGGAGAAGAGCATCGACGACTTAGAAG ACCAACTCTACCAGCAACTTGAGCAAAACAGTCGCCTAACTAATGAACTAAAGTTGGCATTGAATGAGGATTAA
- the TPM1 gene encoding tropomyosin alpha-1 chain isoform X18, with the protein MAGLSSLEAVRRKIRSLQQQADSAEEQAGSLQRALDQERALREQAESDVASLNRRIQLVEEELDRAQERLATALQKLEEAEKAADESERGMKVIENRAQKDEEKMEIQEIQLKEAKHIAEEADRKYEEVARKLVIIESDLERAEERAELSEGQVRQLEEQLRIMDQTLKALMAAEDKYSQKEDKYEEEIKILTDKLKEAETRAEFAERSVTKLEKSIDDLEDQLYQQLEQNSRLTNELKLALNED; encoded by the exons ATGGCGGGGCTGAGCTCGCTGGAGGCGGTGCGGAGGAAGATCCGGAGCCTGCAGCAGCAGGCGGACAGCGCCGAGGAGCAGGCGGGCAGCCTGCAGCGGGCCCTGGACCAGGAGCGGGCTCTGCGAGAGCAG GCTGAGAGCGATGTAGCTTCTCTGAACAGACGTATCCAGCTGGTTGAGGAAGAGTTGGATCGTGCTCAGGAGCGTTTGGCAACTGCTCTGCAGAAGCTGGAGGAGGCTGAGAAGGCAGCAGATGAGAGTGAAAG AGGAATGAAGGTCATTGAGAACAGAGCCCAGAAGGATGAGGAGAAAATGGAAATCCAGGAGATCCAGCTTAAAGAGGCCAAGCACATTGCTGAGGAGGCTGACCGCAAGTATGAAGAG GTGGCTCGTAAGCTGGTGATCATTGAGAGCGATCTGGAGCGTGCTGAGGAACGTGCTGAACTGTCAGAAGG CCAAGTCCGACAGCTGGAAGAACAATTAAGAATAATGGATCAAACCTTGAAAGCATTAATGGCTGCAGAGGATAAG TACTCACAGAAGGAAGACAAATATGAAGAGGAGATTAAGATCCTGACTGACAAATTGAAGGAG GCTGAGACCCGTGCTGAATTTGCTGAGAGGTCAGTAACCAAGCTGGAGAAGAGCATCGACGACTTAGAAG ACCAACTCTACCAGCAACTTGAGCAAAACAGTCGCCTAACTAATGAACTAAAGTTGGCATTGAATGAGGATTAA